CAACCCCGCTATTTATGGTCTCAAGTACCTCAGCAATGcagctccttctccttctccttctccaggCCTCATCAAAAGAACTATGGTCCCAAAATAAACACTGACCCATGTACTTAAAGCTACAGCAAAAGGCAAATCCTAACCTAGAAAGAAGTTCACCAAATGTTTTTTTAACAAAAGGACTAAGAAGGTAGGTagataattaaacaaaattatcTTCACCTTCTTAAATGGTACTTATAGCAGAAAGACACCTAATAGGTTTTAGAAGTTCATAGGAATCCCTCTGGTTCATAATCATAAAAAATGGAACTCTGAGTTATAATCAGTTTTCAGTAGTTATTTATACCACAGAGGGATAAAGATTCAAAAATAATTCCCTCTTCTACTCTGCCCCACCAAATGTATTAATTGAAAGATAAGCTTCATTTAGAACGTAAcaagtacacatacacacattttcccttcccatcccctctttcaaagcagagagaaacaggaagacaGACACAGACTCACACCCAAGACACCACACAaccactcacatgcacacactgaATGTGACGCTGGATTCATATGCCCTCCAGCTTTCCCTCATTGGATTATGGCCCTGAGTGAAGAGGTCACAGTCttcactgtattaaaaaaaaaatacagctgcaCTCTAGCTGATGTGCTATgagtaagaaaatgaaatggtgTAGTAACAGTCCAGCCACTTACTCCACAGTACCGGTCGCCATTAAATATCTGAGGTGGCAGCGGGTTGCCCTGGGCAGGCTTCTTCTCTGGGGGGATGTTTTTGTACATCCATTGCCTCTGTTCTTCTGACATTGTGATATCCACCTCCTCAAACTCTATCTTGTTGGCTTCCAGAAATCTAACCACATCCTGCTGCTTCTTCTTTATCTAGAGAGAAGacaaacaaaagaagagaaatgctcaTCTGAAACAATAAATATGTTTCCAAACTGAAACATGATAATGAGATTCGATTTCTCATTGTCAGAGGTAACCGATGCAAAAAAGAGGTGGTTGACAGAGGTGTCCTGCACTGTCTGCACGCTGGACATCCAATGCAGGACTATGCAGGTCCTGCCATAGAGACTTCTCTACCTAGACTTCCCAGAACGCTTCCCAGGCTCCATCAGATTGCCCAGAAGGAACAGACGTGA
Above is a genomic segment from Urocitellus parryii isolate mUroPar1 chromosome 8, mUroPar1.hap1, whole genome shotgun sequence containing:
- the Sh3bgrl2 gene encoding SH3 domain-binding glutamic acid-rich-like protein 2; amino-acid sequence: MVIRVFIASSSGFVAIKKKQQDVVRFLEANKIEFEEVDITMSEEQRQWMYKNIPPEKKPAQGNPLPPQIFNGDRYCGDYDSFFESKESNTVFSFLGLKPRLASKAEP